A region of Mycolicibacterium brumae DNA encodes the following proteins:
- a CDS encoding helix-turn-helix domain-containing protein: MSEPLLPREVRRRLAIIQHAEEVTGNVAMTCRYYGISRPTYYTWLRRYREQGVEGLRDLSRRPRHSPNATHADVVGKIIQTDNGAEFQSAFHYHVLDKGVGHRYIKPRTPRLNG; encoded by the coding sequence ATGAGCGAACCGCTGCTGCCACGTGAGGTCCGTCGCCGGTTGGCGATCATCCAGCACGCCGAGGAAGTCACGGGCAACGTCGCGATGACGTGCCGCTACTACGGGATCAGTCGGCCGACCTACTACACCTGGTTGCGCCGCTACCGCGAGCAGGGCGTCGAGGGGTTACGGGACCTGTCCCGTCGCCCGCGCCACAGCCCCAACGCCACCCATGCCGACGTGGTCGGCAAGATCATCCAGACCGACAACGGCGCCGAATTCCAGTCCGCCTTCCATTACCACGTCCTCGACAAAGGAGTCGGCCACCGCTACATCAAGCCCCGCACCCCGCGTCTGAACGGTTAG
- a CDS encoding IS3 family transposase (programmed frameshift): MPRPYPREFRDDVVRVARNREDGVTIEQIATDFGVHPMTLHKWMRQADIDEGAKPGRSTGDAGELREARRRIKLLEQENEVLRRAAAYLSQANLPKRLYPLVKELASDGIPVAVTCRVLKLARQPYYRWLAQPVTDAELAEAYRANALFDAHREDPEFGYRYLVEEAAEAGEPMAERTAWRICSQNRLWSVFGKKRGKNGTVGPPVHDDLVERDFTADAPNQLWLSDITEHRTGEGKLYLCAIKDAFSNRIVGYSIDSRMKSRLATQALHSAVVRRGEVAGCILHSDRGSQFRSRRFVHALSRYEMVGSMGRVGAAGDNAAMESFFSLLQKNVLDRRRWDTREQLRIAIVTWIERTYHRRRRQSGLGRLTPIEFEAIMTTPASQVA, translated from the exons GTGCCCAGGCCTTACCCCCGTGAGTTCCGCGACGATGTCGTACGGGTCGCCCGCAACCGCGAAGACGGTGTGACGATCGAGCAGATCGCCACTGATTTCGGAGTGCATCCGATGACGCTGCACAAGTGGATGCGCCAAGCCGACATCGATGAGGGCGCCAAGCCCGGAAGAAGCACCGGCGATGCCGGTGAGCTGCGGGAAGCGCGACGTCGGATCAAGCTGCTCGAGCAGGAGAACGAAGTCCTGCGCCGGGCTGCGGCCTACCTGTCGCAGGCCAATCTGCCG AAAAGGCTCTACCCGCTCGTGAAAGAGCTCGCCTCCGACGGGATCCCCGTCGCGGTGACGTGCCGGGTACTCAAGCTCGCCCGCCAGCCCTACTACCGCTGGCTGGCCCAGCCTGTCACCGACGCCGAACTGGCCGAGGCCTACCGCGCCAACGCCCTGTTCGATGCCCACCGCGAAGACCCAGAGTTCGGCTACCGCTACCTCGTGGAGGAAGCCGCAGAGGCCGGCGAACCGATGGCCGAGCGCACCGCCTGGCGGATCTGCTCGCAGAATCGGTTGTGGAGCGTGTTCGGCAAGAAGCGCGGCAAGAACGGCACGGTCGGTCCGCCCGTCCACGACGATCTCGTTGAACGCGACTTCACCGCGGATGCACCAAATCAGTTGTGGCTCAGCGATATCACCGAACACCGTACTGGCGAGGGAAAGCTCTACCTGTGCGCGATCAAAGACGCGTTCTCCAACCGGATCGTCGGCTACAGCATCGACTCGCGGATGAAGTCCCGGTTGGCCACACAGGCACTGCACAGTGCGGTGGTACGGCGCGGCGAAGTGGCCGGATGCATACTCCACAGCGACCGCGGATCTCAGTTCAGGTCAAGGAGATTCGTGCATGCGTTGAGCCGTTACGAGATGGTCGGATCGATGGGACGTGTCGGGGCAGCCGGTGACAACGCCGCCATGGAGAGCTTCTTCAGCTTGCTGCAGAAGAACGTGCTCGACCGCCGCCGCTGGGACACCCGCGAGCAGCTGCGCATCGCCATCGTCACCTGGATCGAACGCACCTACCACCGCCGCCGACGCCAGAGCGGACTCGGCCGGTTGACCCCGATCGAATTCGAAGCCATCATGACCACACCGGCCAGTCAGGTCGCGTGA
- a CDS encoding Shedu anti-phage system protein SduA domain-containing protein, translated as MKSLETGEYTYVVRPRSFLIVGSLDQLRGPGGIQKEKYESFELYRRNLYEPEIVTFDELLARAEWQCTLLET; from the coding sequence GTGAAGAGCCTGGAAACCGGCGAGTACACCTATGTGGTGCGTCCACGTTCCTTTCTGATCGTCGGCTCCCTCGATCAGCTGCGAGGTCCGGGAGGGATTCAGAAGGAAAAGTACGAATCTTTCGAGCTTTATCGTCGAAATCTGTACGAGCCCGAGATCGTCACCTTTGATGAGCTGCTGGCTCGGGCCGAATGGCAATGCACGTTGCTGGAGACCTAA
- a CDS encoding FAD-binding oxidoreductase: protein MTVTADEDLGSLIEGVVALPEDPDYLRCSPWNTAVEVAPRMVVFPRSASDVAATVRHAGAVGATVAVAATGHGALPVGPESILVHTGDMTDVAVDVLGRTARVGAGASWQHVLDAATPHGLAPLCGSAPSVGVVGFLTGGGIGPLVRTFGLSSDHVRSFEVVTGTGEILQVSPERHGDLFWGLRGGKATLGIVTAVEIDLPELPEFYGGAIYFDGDYAENVLRAWSQWCPGLPESVSTSVALLQAPDAPEAPPALAGRFVIAVRFAAVGDRGEALDLLTPIRAVAPALLDAVEVLPYAAIGAVHADPPHPMPVYEDHALLSGLPEEAVCELLRLAGPRAGSLQALVEVRQLGGAYARWPRQRSAFCHRDAAFAVTTIGIPVPELAEQVRGHAAAVLQALGPWSTGRQLPNFAPASDPSRLARCYDDDTLYQLAALAERYDPDGVLRAGQVARYVF from the coding sequence ATGACTGTCACCGCCGACGAAGACCTGGGCTCGCTCATCGAGGGCGTTGTCGCGCTGCCCGAGGACCCCGATTACCTGCGCTGCTCGCCGTGGAACACCGCCGTCGAGGTGGCGCCGCGGATGGTGGTCTTCCCGCGCAGCGCCTCCGACGTGGCCGCGACCGTCCGGCACGCGGGCGCGGTCGGCGCCACCGTCGCCGTCGCCGCGACCGGGCACGGCGCGCTACCGGTGGGACCGGAGAGCATCCTGGTGCACACCGGCGACATGACCGACGTCGCCGTCGACGTCCTCGGGCGCACCGCCCGGGTCGGCGCCGGAGCCAGCTGGCAGCACGTGCTGGACGCGGCCACCCCGCACGGCCTGGCGCCACTGTGCGGCTCCGCCCCGTCGGTGGGGGTGGTCGGCTTCCTGACCGGCGGCGGGATCGGGCCGTTGGTGCGGACCTTCGGACTGTCCTCGGACCACGTGCGGTCCTTCGAGGTGGTGACCGGAACGGGGGAGATTCTGCAGGTGTCGCCCGAGCGGCACGGGGATCTGTTCTGGGGATTGCGCGGCGGCAAGGCCACGCTCGGCATCGTCACCGCCGTCGAGATCGACCTGCCGGAACTGCCCGAATTCTACGGCGGGGCAATCTACTTCGACGGCGACTACGCCGAAAACGTACTGCGCGCATGGTCCCAGTGGTGCCCCGGACTGCCGGAGTCGGTCAGCACCTCGGTTGCGCTCCTGCAGGCCCCGGACGCGCCCGAGGCCCCGCCGGCACTCGCTGGGCGCTTCGTGATCGCGGTGCGGTTCGCCGCGGTGGGGGACCGCGGCGAGGCGCTGGACCTGCTGACCCCGATTCGGGCCGTCGCGCCGGCGCTACTGGACGCCGTCGAAGTGCTGCCGTACGCAGCGATCGGCGCGGTGCACGCCGACCCGCCGCACCCGATGCCGGTGTACGAGGACCATGCGCTGCTCTCCGGCCTGCCGGAAGAAGCGGTCTGCGAGTTGTTGCGGCTGGCCGGGCCCCGGGCCGGATCCCTGCAGGCCTTGGTGGAGGTCCGCCAGCTCGGCGGCGCGTACGCGCGCTGGCCGCGGCAACGCAGCGCGTTCTGCCACCGTGACGCCGCCTTCGCAGTGACCACCATCGGCATTCCCGTCCCGGAGCTCGCCGAGCAGGTGCGCGGGCACGCGGCCGCGGTCCTGCAGGCGCTGGGGCCGTGGTCGACGGGCCGGCAGCTGCCGAACTTCGCCCCGGCTTCTGACCCTTCGCGGTTGGCTCGCTGCTACGACGATGACACGCTGTATCAGCTGGCGGCGCTGGCCGAGCGGTATGACCCCGACGGTGTGCTGCGCGCCGGCCAGGTGGCTCGATATGTGTTCTGA